A window of Sphingomonas sp. R1 contains these coding sequences:
- a CDS encoding DUF885 domain-containing protein: MKPIFLLTAALLATAAAPASKPASPDARLKAIIDSEYTWRVAQQGPGEDNPAAKGGLPDVGPAAQAARLARWTAVSRQLAAIDPARLSPKGRIDYLVYKGQIEALLAEQRFRDYEKPLTSDTSFWSDLAGSARESFVREDQYRAYLRTLRDMPRYFGQNIANMRAGLARGFTPPKVTLTGRDIGVAQVVEAPVEQNLYYTPFQKFPGAIPASVQAELRREGAAAIREAVIPAHAKLLDFLRKDYMPGARTPLAATTLPDGQAYYRSKIREYVTRDMTADEVHAIGLREVAKIRAEMMTVKAEARFDGDLPAFLTFLRTDPQFYAKTPRELLYHAAWAAKQFDGKAGQYFGHLPRRRFAIVPVPDDLAPFYTGGRGGPGVYLVNTYDLKSRPFYQLTALTLHESAPGHAFQMPLANENKALPPFRRDTYLSAYGEGWALYSEKLGVEMGMYETPYDHFGMLSYQMWRAARLVVDTGIHAMGWTREQGQAFLRDNTALSNHEIETEVDRYIAWPGQALSYYMGELAFLDARARAEKALGPKFNIRAWHDAMLQLGSVPLTVIDSRTDQFIREGGKGPYPDEE, from the coding sequence ATGAAGCCCATTTTTCTCCTCACCGCCGCCCTGCTCGCCACCGCAGCCGCGCCCGCGTCGAAGCCGGCGAGCCCGGATGCCCGGCTCAAGGCGATCATCGACAGCGAATATACCTGGCGCGTCGCCCAGCAAGGGCCGGGCGAGGACAATCCGGCGGCGAAGGGCGGCCTGCCCGATGTCGGCCCGGCGGCACAGGCGGCGCGGCTGGCACGCTGGACGGCGGTGTCGCGTCAGCTGGCCGCCATCGACCCGGCCAGGCTGAGCCCGAAGGGCCGGATCGACTATCTGGTCTACAAGGGGCAGATCGAGGCGCTGCTCGCCGAACAGCGCTTCCGCGACTATGAGAAGCCGCTCACCTCGGACACCAGTTTCTGGAGCGACCTCGCCGGATCGGCGCGCGAAAGCTTTGTGCGCGAGGACCAGTATCGTGCGTATCTGCGGACGCTGCGCGACATGCCGCGCTATTTCGGCCAGAACATCGCCAATATGCGCGCCGGCCTCGCCCGCGGGTTCACTCCGCCCAAGGTGACGCTCACCGGCCGTGACATCGGCGTGGCGCAGGTGGTGGAGGCGCCGGTCGAGCAGAATCTCTACTACACGCCCTTCCAGAAATTCCCGGGCGCCATCCCCGCATCGGTCCAGGCCGAGCTGCGCCGCGAAGGTGCGGCGGCGATCCGCGAGGCGGTCATCCCCGCGCATGCCAAGCTGCTCGACTTCCTGCGCAAGGACTATATGCCCGGCGCCCGCACGCCGCTGGCGGCAACGACGCTGCCCGACGGCCAGGCCTATTACCGTTCCAAGATCCGCGAATATGTGACCCGCGACATGACCGCCGACGAGGTCCATGCCATCGGCCTGCGCGAGGTGGCGAAGATCCGCGCCGAGATGATGACGGTGAAGGCCGAGGCCAGGTTCGACGGCGACCTGCCGGCCTTCCTCACCTTTCTGCGCACCGATCCGCAATTCTACGCCAAGACCCCGCGCGAGCTGCTGTATCACGCCGCCTGGGCGGCCAAGCAGTTCGACGGCAAGGCCGGCCAGTATTTCGGCCACCTGCCGCGTCGCCGCTTCGCGATCGTGCCGGTGCCGGACGATCTCGCGCCCTTCTACACCGGCGGCCGCGGGGGGCCGGGCGTCTATCTGGTCAACACCTATGACCTCAAGTCGCGGCCCTTCTATCAGCTGACCGCGCTGACGCTCCACGAAAGCGCGCCGGGCCATGCCTTCCAGATGCCGCTCGCCAACGAGAACAAGGCGCTGCCGCCGTTTCGCCGCGACACCTATCTCTCCGCCTATGGCGAGGGCTGGGCACTCTATTCGGAGAAGCTCGGCGTCGAGATGGGCATGTACGAGACGCCCTATGATCACTTCGGCATGCTCAGCTACCAGATGTGGCGCGCGGCCCGACTGGTGGTCGATACCGGCATCCATGCGATGGGCTGGACCCGCGAGCAGGGCCAAGCCTTTCTCCGCGACAACACCGCGCTCAGCAACCACGAGATCGAGACCGAGGTCGACCGCTACATCGCCTGGCCGGGCCAGGCGCTGAGCTATTATATGGGCGAACTTGCGTTCCTCGACGCCCGCGCACGCGCGGAAAAGGCGCTGGGGCCCAAATTCAACATCCGCGCCTGGCACGATGCGATGCTGCAGCTGGGATCGGTACCGCTGACCGTGATCGACAGCCGCACCGACCAGTTCATCCGCGAGGGCGGCAAGGGCCCCTATCCCGACGAGGAATGA
- a CDS encoding S9 family peptidase codes for MARLLAKGLAVTLLPVPVAVAQTPAPTIETRYALADRYLGDGLSKLVVDRSLRTVFATDSTGIVYRHGREGERVVAWYDLASGRSRPIAAEAAIADALAKALGRPLKPAALPIEDPRIEGGALQFSAFDKRWTWTADGTLAPAAKGAPDGDDALSPDGRFRIVARDSNLHAVETATGRETPLTEDGNRDQPYGRGIPQLADILAQGSEDPKMPVSVRWSPDSKRIVTWRLDTRDVIRLGIVQATPPGTIYPRTFRYIYPLAGAEKLPQATRLVIDVEQALQRRKARPVPLAIPSESLLYPNDPDMSWVNGKVRAQWTARGYTQLAVYQADPETGAATVVAREAMTPNVSVVSSFFQPAPELGGELLVSERSGWAQLYLVRPDAPEGGIPLTRGEWEVIGIHHVDAASGAILVTGVGREKDRNPYYTALYRVSTRGEPPVLLTPEPLHHEVQVAPDGKSFVDAMSTPSQPTRTVVRSAVDGRILVELGRADPSALLASGYRMPEPFEGVAADGTTPIWGMIYRPVGFDPARRYPVIDNVYTGPTTTQVPVSWGAAVFAPGSSVAQLGAIVVSIDGRGTSRRGRAFRMHAYRNLGEVGLDDHIALIRQMATRYPQFDLSRVGVFGGSAGGYDTARFVIRRPGFFKVGVASSGNHDLRLDKAWWPEVTMGAASPNDWARNSNMVAAPNLGAKLLLIHGDIDDNVPVTESFQLATALIWAGRDVDMVVLPNTTHAVYQPFFWRKFRDYFVQHLLGEAPPADIRFDTPAWREELPLLRPEK; via the coding sequence ATGGCGCGGCTGCTCGCCAAGGGGCTTGCGGTAACCCTGCTCCCCGTGCCGGTCGCCGTCGCGCAGACGCCGGCACCTACGATCGAGACCCGCTACGCGCTGGCGGATCGCTATCTCGGCGACGGCCTGTCGAAGCTCGTGGTCGATCGCAGCCTGCGGACCGTGTTTGCGACCGACAGCACCGGCATTGTCTATCGTCATGGCCGCGAAGGCGAGCGGGTCGTCGCCTGGTATGATCTGGCGAGCGGGCGATCGCGCCCCATTGCGGCCGAAGCGGCGATCGCCGATGCGCTCGCCAAGGCGCTGGGACGCCCGCTCAAGCCCGCGGCGCTGCCGATCGAGGATCCCAGGATCGAAGGCGGTGCGCTTCAATTCAGCGCGTTCGACAAGCGCTGGACCTGGACCGCGGACGGCACCCTCGCCCCCGCCGCCAAGGGCGCCCCCGACGGCGACGATGCGCTGTCGCCCGACGGTCGCTTCCGCATCGTCGCGCGCGACTCCAACCTCCACGCGGTCGAGACGGCGACCGGCCGCGAGACCCCGCTGACCGAGGACGGCAATCGCGACCAGCCCTATGGCCGCGGCATCCCCCAGCTCGCCGACATCCTCGCGCAAGGGAGCGAGGACCCGAAGATGCCGGTCTCGGTCCGCTGGTCGCCCGACAGCAAGCGGATCGTCACCTGGCGGCTCGACACCCGCGACGTGATCCGGCTGGGCATCGTCCAGGCAACCCCGCCGGGGACGATCTATCCGCGCACCTTCCGCTACATCTATCCGCTTGCCGGCGCGGAAAAGCTGCCCCAGGCGACGCGGCTGGTGATCGACGTCGAGCAGGCGCTGCAAAGGCGCAAGGCCCGGCCGGTGCCGCTCGCCATCCCGAGCGAGTCGCTGCTCTACCCCAATGACCCCGACATGAGCTGGGTGAACGGCAAGGTCCGCGCCCAATGGACCGCGCGGGGCTACACGCAGCTTGCCGTCTATCAGGCCGATCCGGAGACCGGCGCCGCGACGGTGGTGGCGCGCGAGGCGATGACACCGAACGTGTCGGTCGTATCGAGCTTTTTCCAGCCCGCCCCCGAGCTGGGCGGCGAGCTGCTCGTTTCCGAACGCAGCGGCTGGGCGCAGCTCTATCTGGTGCGGCCGGATGCCCCGGAGGGCGGCATCCCGCTCACCCGCGGCGAATGGGAGGTCATCGGCATTCACCATGTCGATGCCGCCTCGGGCGCGATCCTGGTGACCGGCGTCGGCCGCGAAAAGGATCGCAATCCCTATTACACCGCGCTCTACCGGGTGAGCACGCGCGGCGAACCGCCGGTGCTGCTCACCCCGGAGCCGCTGCACCACGAGGTGCAGGTCGCGCCCGATGGCAAGAGCTTCGTCGACGCCATGTCGACGCCCAGCCAGCCGACGCGCACCGTGGTGCGCAGCGCGGTGGACGGCCGGATCCTGGTCGAGCTGGGCCGTGCCGACCCGTCGGCGCTGCTTGCCAGCGGCTATCGCATGCCCGAGCCGTTCGAGGGTGTCGCGGCGGACGGCACCACCCCGATCTGGGGCATGATCTACCGCCCGGTCGGGTTCGATCCCGCCCGCCGCTATCCGGTGATCGACAATGTCTATACCGGCCCCACCACGACCCAGGTGCCGGTAAGCTGGGGCGCCGCGGTGTTCGCGCCCGGATCGAGCGTCGCGCAGCTCGGCGCGATCGTGGTGTCGATCGACGGGCGCGGCACCTCGCGCCGAGGTCGTGCCTTCCGCATGCACGCCTATCGCAATCTCGGCGAGGTAGGGCTCGACGACCATATCGCGCTGATCCGCCAGATGGCGACCCGCTACCCGCAGTTCGACCTGTCGCGCGTGGGCGTGTTCGGCGGTTCCGCGGGCGGCTATGATACCGCACGCTTCGTGATCCGCCGCCCCGGCTTCTTCAAGGTCGGAGTCGCCTCCTCGGGCAACCACGATCTCCGGCTCGACAAGGCCTGGTGGCCCGAGGTGACGATGGGCGCCGCCAGCCCGAACGACTGGGCGCGCAACTCGAACATGGTCGCCGCGCCCAATCTCGGCGCGAAGCTGCTGCTGATCCATGGCGACATCGACGACAATGTGCCGGTCACCGAAAGCTTCCAGCTCGCCACCGCGCTGATCTGGGCGGGGCGCGACGTCGACATGGTGGTGCTGCCCAACACCACCCACGCGGTCTACCAGCCCTTCTTCTGGCGCAAGTTCCGCGACTATTTCGTGCAGCATCTGCTCGGCGAGGCGCCGCCCGCCGACATCCGCTTCGACACGCCGGCCTGGCGCGAAGAGCTGCCGCTGCTGCGCCCCGAAAAGTGA
- a CDS encoding DUF1501 domain-containing protein: protein MSLSRRDFVRLTAGTGALAALGQFGRTAAIAAPTGSFRAMVGIFLFGGNDGWNMVIPTDARHSAYLASRGSVGIPRTSLTPLTNSSYALHPAMAALRPIWDEGALALVLNAGTLFAPLTKATYQSRTDLRPANLMSHSDEQDHWQGLRARETSRDGFLGRIADKMSGGSLPPVISLAGATVGVLGRQTTPLILPSSGGLPARSGFTAGGTAKNSAITALGSNADGYAVLDGVAGDVTRSYDQAVTANTILAGTAPTDAFFVNPTTGAALTSDLAKQLMIVARMIAARGTLGHARQNFLVSQGGYDTHSGQVQAGSTATGLHANLLGDLAMAMAGFHKAMGSLGLAGNVTSFTMSDFGRTYLGNGQSGTDHAWGSNHIVMGGDVAPGAVLGRYPDPVLGGADDITKEGRFVPAVAQEEYLGAIARWHGVADADLPYVFPNWSTWSSAGRGPLALFRA, encoded by the coding sequence ATGTCGCTTTCCCGCCGCGATTTCGTTCGCCTCACCGCCGGCACCGGCGCGCTCGCCGCACTCGGCCAGTTCGGCCGCACCGCTGCCATCGCCGCCCCCACCGGCAGCTTCCGCGCGATGGTCGGCATCTTCCTGTTCGGCGGCAATGACGGCTGGAACATGGTGATCCCCACCGATGCCCGGCACAGCGCCTATCTGGCGTCGCGCGGGAGCGTCGGCATCCCGCGCACCTCGCTGACGCCGCTGACCAACAGCAGCTATGCGCTGCACCCGGCGATGGCGGCGCTGCGGCCGATCTGGGACGAGGGCGCGCTGGCGCTGGTGCTCAACGCAGGCACGCTGTTCGCGCCGCTCACCAAGGCGACCTACCAGTCGCGCACCGATCTGCGTCCGGCCAATCTGATGAGCCATTCGGACGAGCAGGATCACTGGCAGGGTCTGCGCGCGCGCGAGACCAGCCGCGACGGATTCCTCGGCCGAATCGCCGACAAGATGTCGGGCGGCAGCCTGCCCCCGGTGATCTCGCTGGCCGGCGCGACGGTGGGCGTGCTCGGGCGCCAGACCACGCCGCTGATCCTGCCCAGCAGCGGCGGCCTGCCCGCGCGCAGCGGGTTCACCGCCGGCGGCACCGCGAAGAACAGCGCGATCACCGCGCTCGGCAGCAATGCCGATGGCTATGCGGTGCTCGACGGCGTCGCGGGGGACGTGACGCGCAGCTACGACCAGGCCGTCACCGCCAACACGATCCTCGCCGGCACCGCGCCGACCGATGCGTTCTTCGTCAATCCCACGACCGGCGCTGCGCTGACCAGCGATCTCGCCAAGCAGCTGATGATCGTTGCGCGCATGATCGCCGCGCGCGGCACGCTCGGCCATGCCCGCCAGAACTTCCTGGTCAGCCAGGGCGGCTACGACACCCATTCCGGCCAGGTGCAGGCGGGCAGTACCGCCACCGGCCTGCACGCCAATCTGCTCGGCGATCTCGCCATGGCGATGGCGGGGTTCCACAAGGCGATGGGCTCGCTGGGGCTGGCGGGCAACGTCACCAGCTTCACGATGAGCGACTTCGGCCGCACCTATCTCGGCAACGGCCAGAGCGGCACCGACCATGCCTGGGGCAGCAACCACATCGTGATGGGCGGCGATGTGGCGCCGGGCGCGGTGCTCGGCCGCTATCCCGATCCGGTGCTGGGCGGCGCCGACGACATCACCAAGGAAGGCCGTTTCGTGCCGGCGGTGGCGCAGGAGGAATATCTCGGCGCGATCGCCCGCTGGCACGGCGTGGCGGATGCCGACCTGCCCTATGTCTTCCCCAACTGGTCGACCTGGAGCAGCGCCGGACGCGGGCCGCTGGCGCTGTTCAGGGCCTGA
- a CDS encoding glycoside hydrolase family 127 protein, giving the protein MARTRRELLAGAGQALLAAGTLPAARAADTAMLPAKLSPLPLTALRLRPSDYARAVEVNRRALLQLEPDRLLHNFRKYAGLTPKGAIYGGWESDTIAGHTLGHYLTALVLTWQQTRDPEMRRRADYIVSELAEAQAKRGSGYVGALGRKRKDGTIVDGEEIFPEIMQGQIKSGGFDLNGSWSPLYTVHKLFAGLLDVHAGWGSSQALQVTLGLAGYFEKVFAALDDAQMQQMLGCEYGGLNESFAELYARTRDARWMVVAKRLYDDRVLDPLKARQDKLANFHANTQVPKLIGLARIHELTGDAGDATAARFFWERVTQHHSYVIGGNADREYFSAPDSIAQHITDQTCEHCNTYNMLKLTSHLFAWQPNGALFDYYERAHLNHVMAAQNPETGGFTYMTPLMSGAERQYSQPNEDAFWCCIGSGLESHAKHGEAAFWQGEGALLVNLYIPAEIDWQAQKAKLVLDTAYPFEGTATLTLDQLARGGRFAIALRVPGWAEGKAVVTVNGRPAGASFDRGYAIVARRWKAGDTLAITLPMALRLEATPGDDSMVAVLRGPMVLAGDLGPTSTPWHAADPALVGADLLAAFTPAAEPAVYETRGVVRPGDLRFAPFYRQYARRSAVYFRRFSEAQWREEQAAFLAEQARLKDVAARSVDVMHLGEMQPERDHDLRSDISYPVSYRGRQGRDARSGGWFDFTMKVKEGPLLLQATYWGGERDRSFDILVDGVKLATQTLNDKEQPGKFYDVTYPLPEALTKGKKSVRVRFVPHDRSSAGPVFGVVLFTARP; this is encoded by the coding sequence ATGGCACGGACGCGGAGAGAATTGCTGGCAGGTGCCGGCCAGGCATTGCTCGCGGCGGGGACCCTGCCGGCCGCCCGCGCTGCAGATACCGCGATGCTACCGGCGAAGCTCTCGCCGCTGCCGCTCACCGCACTCCGGTTGCGCCCGTCCGACTATGCCCGCGCCGTCGAGGTCAATCGCCGCGCGCTGCTCCAGCTCGAGCCGGACCGGCTGCTCCACAATTTCCGCAAATATGCCGGGCTCACGCCCAAGGGCGCAATCTATGGGGGCTGGGAAAGCGACACGATCGCCGGGCACACGCTCGGCCATTATCTGACCGCGCTGGTGCTGACCTGGCAGCAGACCCGCGACCCCGAAATGCGCCGCCGCGCCGACTATATCGTGTCGGAACTTGCCGAGGCGCAGGCGAAGCGCGGAAGCGGCTATGTCGGCGCGCTGGGCCGCAAGCGGAAGGACGGCACGATCGTCGACGGGGAGGAGATCTTCCCGGAGATCATGCAGGGGCAGATCAAGTCCGGCGGGTTCGATCTCAACGGCAGCTGGTCCCCGCTCTACACCGTGCACAAGCTGTTCGCCGGGCTGCTCGACGTCCATGCCGGCTGGGGCAGTTCCCAGGCGCTGCAGGTGACGCTGGGCCTTGCCGGCTATTTCGAGAAGGTGTTCGCCGCGCTCGACGACGCGCAGATGCAGCAGATGCTGGGTTGCGAATATGGCGGGCTGAACGAAAGCTTCGCCGAGCTCTACGCCCGCACCCGCGACGCGCGCTGGATGGTGGTCGCCAAGCGGCTGTACGACGATCGGGTGCTCGATCCGCTGAAGGCACGGCAAGACAAGCTCGCCAACTTCCACGCCAACACCCAGGTGCCCAAGCTGATCGGGCTGGCGCGAATCCACGAGCTCACCGGGGATGCCGGTGACGCCACCGCTGCCAGGTTCTTCTGGGAGCGCGTGACCCAGCACCACAGCTATGTGATCGGCGGCAATGCCGACCGCGAATATTTCTCCGCGCCGGACAGCATCGCCCAGCACATCACCGACCAGACGTGCGAGCATTGCAACACCTACAACATGCTCAAGCTGACCAGCCACCTGTTCGCGTGGCAGCCGAACGGGGCGCTGTTCGACTATTATGAGCGGGCGCATCTCAACCATGTGATGGCGGCCCAGAACCCGGAGACCGGCGGGTTCACCTACATGACTCCGCTGATGAGCGGCGCCGAGCGGCAATATTCGCAGCCGAACGAGGATGCCTTCTGGTGCTGCATCGGCTCGGGGCTGGAGAGCCACGCCAAGCATGGCGAGGCGGCATTCTGGCAGGGCGAGGGGGCGCTGCTGGTCAATCTCTACATTCCCGCCGAGATCGACTGGCAGGCGCAGAAGGCGAAGCTGGTACTCGACACCGCCTATCCCTTCGAGGGCACGGCGACGCTCACGCTGGACCAGCTTGCCCGTGGCGGGCGGTTCGCGATCGCGCTGCGCGTGCCCGGCTGGGCAGAAGGCAAGGCGGTGGTGACGGTGAACGGCAGGCCGGCGGGAGCGAGCTTCGATCGCGGCTATGCGATCGTTGCGCGCCGCTGGAAGGCCGGGGACACGCTGGCGATCACCTTGCCGATGGCGCTGCGGCTCGAGGCGACTCCGGGGGATGACAGCATGGTCGCGGTGCTGCGCGGGCCGATGGTGCTGGCGGGGGATCTCGGCCCGACCTCGACACCGTGGCATGCCGCCGATCCGGCGCTGGTCGGCGCGGATCTGCTTGCCGCCTTCACCCCCGCTGCCGAGCCTGCGGTCTATGAGACGCGCGGGGTGGTGCGCCCTGGCGATCTCCGCTTCGCGCCCTTCTATCGCCAATATGCGCGGCGCAGCGCGGTCTATTTCAGGCGGTTCAGCGAGGCGCAGTGGCGGGAGGAACAGGCCGCCTTCCTCGCCGAGCAGGCGCGATTGAAGGACGTCGCCGCGCGCTCGGTCGACGTGATGCATCTGGGCGAGATGCAGCCCGAGCGCGACCATGACCTGCGCTCGGACATTTCCTACCCCGTCTCCTATCGGGGCCGGCAAGGGCGCGATGCGCGGTCGGGTGGCTGGTTCGACTTCACGATGAAGGTGAAGGAAGGCCCGCTGCTGCTCCAGGCGACCTATTGGGGCGGCGAGCGTGATCGCAGCTTCGACATCCTCGTCGACGGCGTGAAGCTCGCCACCCAGACGCTCAACGACAAGGAACAGCCGGGCAAGTTCTACGACGTCACCTATCCGCTCCCCGAGGCGCTGACCAAGGGCAAGAAAAGCGTGCGCGTGCGCTTCGTGCCCCATGATCGCAGCAGCGCCGGGCCGGTGTTCGGCGTCGTGCTGTTCACCGCCAGGCCATGA
- a CDS encoding Ldh family oxidoreductase produces MSAAVQETGVRLTLDEVRTLARRVLRAAGLADDHVEAVAETMVAGERDGCASHGIYRLLVAANTIAKGKVARDAVPLLSEPARALARVEGGGGFAQLAFAVGKPALIAKARACGIAALALNNVVHFAALWPEVEALAEEGLVALAFTPSHAWVAPAGGARPVFGTNPIAFGWPRPAPASPFVFDFATSMVARGEIELQRRAGKAVPDDWGVDAEGRPTTDPAAILDGAMRTFGGHKGSALAAMVELVAGPLIGDWTSAESIAADAGAGASPLGGELIVAIDPAGFLGDAVAGHLLRAEALFDAIEGQGARLPSARRYAARARSLAEGVCIPDKLFAEILALEASLTA; encoded by the coding sequence ATGAGCGCGGCGGTGCAGGAGACGGGCGTTCGGCTGACGCTGGACGAGGTTCGCACGCTGGCCCGGCGGGTGCTGCGTGCGGCAGGCCTCGCGGACGATCATGTCGAGGCCGTCGCCGAAACGATGGTTGCGGGCGAGCGGGACGGCTGCGCCTCGCACGGCATCTATCGGCTGCTGGTCGCCGCCAACACGATCGCCAAGGGAAAGGTGGCGCGCGATGCCGTGCCGCTTCTCTCTGAGCCGGCCCGCGCGCTGGCACGCGTCGAGGGCGGCGGCGGGTTCGCCCAGCTTGCCTTCGCGGTGGGCAAGCCGGCGCTGATCGCCAAGGCGCGCGCCTGTGGCATCGCCGCGCTGGCGCTCAACAACGTCGTCCATTTCGCCGCGCTGTGGCCCGAGGTGGAGGCGCTGGCGGAGGAGGGGCTGGTGGCGCTGGCCTTCACCCCCAGCCACGCCTGGGTCGCCCCGGCCGGCGGCGCGCGACCGGTGTTCGGCACCAACCCGATCGCGTTCGGCTGGCCGCGTCCGGCGCCGGCATCGCCCTTCGTCTTCGATTTCGCCACCAGCATGGTCGCGCGCGGCGAGATCGAACTGCAGCGCCGGGCGGGCAAGGCGGTGCCCGACGACTGGGGCGTCGATGCCGAGGGTCGGCCGACCACCGATCCCGCCGCGATCCTCGACGGCGCGATGCGCACCTTCGGCGGGCACAAGGGCTCGGCCCTCGCCGCGATGGTGGAGCTGGTCGCTGGGCCGCTGATCGGCGACTGGACCAGCGCGGAATCGATCGCTGCCGATGCCGGCGCGGGCGCCTCGCCGCTGGGCGGCGAGCTGATCGTCGCGATCGACCCCGCCGGGTTCCTCGGCGATGCGGTTGCCGGGCATCTGCTCCGCGCCGAGGCGTTGTTCGATGCGATCGAGGGACAAGGCGCCCGTCTGCCTTCGGCGCGCCGCTATGCCGCGCGTGCGCGCAGCCTTGCCGAAGGGGTGTGCATCCCCGACAAGCTCTTTGCCGAGATCCTAGCGCTGGAAGCGAGCCTCACTGCATGA